The following nucleotide sequence is from Pseudobdellovibrionaceae bacterium.
TTGAGGTGCTCCTCGGTTGGGGTGCCACATCGAGAGCAGGGTTTCATTTTCGCAGCCATCATTCGTCATCCCACATATAGAAACAATCCCACTTATTTTATCGGGAATGGCCCCCATTGGCCAAGGTTGTTTCACCGGATGGCTAGACTAGAGGAGATTGACCGGATCGATGTCGGTTAAGATCTTCACACCTGAGGGAATCCACTTTTCATCACCAAGGGCCTGGCGACAGAGACCAGCCAAGCGGGCATGGTCAGGACTTTTGATTAGGATCTGAAAGCGAAACTTCCCTCTAAGTTTGGCAATTGGCGCCGGCGCAGGACCTAAGATCTGGAGTTCGCGGTAGACCTCATGGTTTTGCTGCAGATACTCACAGCGTTTGCCCAAAAACTCAGCCGCAGACAAAGTGCGGCTTTCACTGTTACCCATAATGCGAAATGAGCACAGGCGCCCGTGGGGAGGATAGCGTAATGACCGCCTGGTCTTTAGTTCCTCATCAGCAAAACCCACATAGTCGTTGTTGCAGGAATACAGGACACTGAGGTGCTGAGGATTATAGGTCTGTATCACCACCTGGCCCGGCAGCTCAGAATGCCTTCCCGCCCGGCCGCCAACTTGAATCAAAAGTTGGAAGCTGCGCTCGGCGGCGCGAAAATCAGGAAGATTAAATCCCACATCGGCCATCACCAGGCCCACGAGATTCAGGCCTTTAAAGTCCAAGCCCTTGGCAATCATCTGCGTACCAATGAGCAGATCCACGTCCCGGTTTTCGACGGAAGAAATCAAATCCTCAAGGTCTTCACGGTTTTGGATTTCATCCCGATCAGCCCTGGCAATGCGAAGATTCGGGAACAAGCGAGCCATATCGGTTTCCAAAAGCTCAGTTCCCAAGCCCAAGGGTCCAACTTCAATTGATCCGCAATCGCGACAGGTTTCGTTAAGGCGCTCGTGATAATCACAGTAATGACACACGAGATGGTTTTTTCCATGCAAGGTCAGAGAGATGGAACAGTTAGGGCACTCGTATGTCAGGCCGCAAGAAGGACAAAAAACATATTGGGCCACGCCCCGGCGGTTCAAAAATAAGGCCGCCTGGTCCTTTCGCTCAAAGCAATCCACCAGCTTATCGAATAGAGTCTGGCTCAACCAAAAGGGAAGTTCAGTTTCAGAAGGCTCCTGTCTTCTTTGGTCTCGTTCGTGGCGCATGTCCACCACTTCAACTTCGGGCATTTTTCTTTCCGCCACCCGGTGACTCATGGTGTGCAGTTGAAACTTGCCAAGGCGGGCATTGTGCCAGGATTCCAGACTTGGGGTGGCGGAGCCCAAAACGATGGGACAGTCGTGCTCTTTGGCCAACATGATGGCCGCGTCCCGAGCGTGGTACTTAAGCTTTTCATCTTGTTTAAAGCTGGGCTCGTGCTCCTCGTCGATCACGATCAATCCGATGTCGGGAATGGGACAGAAAAGGGCCGAGCGCGCGCCGACGAGAATCTTTTTGTCCCCATCGATCACGCTCCACCACTGATCTGTCTTCTCTCTTTCGGTGAGGTGAGAGTGAAGAACCGCAAGTTGATCGGGAAAGCGATTGGAAAACCGGCGCAGTAACTGCGGAGTCAGAGAAATCTCCG
It contains:
- the priA gene encoding primosomal protein N', which encodes MSDQTLFSVAVDAPLPGPLSYGQPKNLGAVVRGQAVKVPLGKRKVDGVVVGLSRDKVDFVVKPIESVSADLPLLPEPTLAWLEWLSRYYFYPLGQVASLCFPPLKKGGRGSRKSSPIPEPTPEAELNLTAEQQTVLGQIHAQPGFSTHLLHGVTGSGKTEVYLRLIQDTLAAGKKVLVLVPEISLTPQLLRRFSNRFPDQLAVLHSHLTEREKTDQWWSVIDGDKKILVGARSALFCPIPDIGLIVIDEEHEPSFKQDEKLKYHARDAAIMLAKEHDCPIVLGSATPSLESWHNARLGKFQLHTMSHRVAERKMPEVEVVDMRHERDQRRQEPSETELPFWLSQTLFDKLVDCFERKDQAALFLNRRGVAQYVFCPSCGLTYECPNCSISLTLHGKNHLVCHYCDYHERLNETCRDCGSIEVGPLGLGTELLETDMARLFPNLRIARADRDEIQNREDLEDLISSVENRDVDLLIGTQMIAKGLDFKGLNLVGLVMADVGFNLPDFRAAERSFQLLIQVGGRAGRHSELPGQVVIQTYNPQHLSVLYSCNNDYVGFADEELKTRRSLRYPPHGRLCSFRIMGNSESRTLSAAEFLGKRCEYLQQNHEVYRELQILGPAPAPIAKLRGKFRFQILIKSPDHARLAGLCRQALGDEKWIPSGVKILTDIDPVNLL